In Lolium rigidum isolate FL_2022 chromosome 7, APGP_CSIRO_Lrig_0.1, whole genome shotgun sequence, the DNA window ccgccgccggcagatcttgccgccggatctgcgggaggatgaggcgtacgcgctgaactcctacaactggatttcattcgggacgtgggagttcgacgcgcgcgccgcggcccggctacctcggcgacgtggacttcttcgaccgagagatcgccgaagaagaagaagagaacgacgccgaggacgcggacgacgaggaggacgcggacgaggacgtccacatggtcgactacgaccacgacgacggcgggccggcgtgggatccggagacccagccgccggacctttccgaggatgaggccattgccatggcactggccaacagcgcgcaggacgagctcaacgagctcgctttgtggaaggggctcgcaatccagctgcgggagtcagcgctcgcgcaggggaggtcggcgactcctccggctacgccgacgcgttccaacgaccgcgctccgcctgctgctccggcgtgggatccctggccacaacctcctgcccatgcggcggtacctcctccaccgccggcgtacgagcttccatggccgacgccggagttcattaacctcgtcagcgacgacgaccagtaggcagcagcaacttttagcacgcctttatggcttttttatgttatttttttaacgtaaattatggttgcatgaatgaaaaaaaaaaattatgcgtcgcgccgctggagccacccccgatgcaaatggacgcccggacgatttcgaccatttcgaccgacgcaaacgaacacgacgcgtccgtttcgacgtccgaaatgcgttgcgccgctggagatgcccttatgtgcTGGTGGCTAGTGCATTCAAAGGACATAAAACTGGAGTATTTATGAGCTAGCTGCTGGTGAGGCATTAATAGGAAGCCGGATCCAGAACGCTATGGTGTCCGATCCATTGCATCGCAAGGGGAGCCAACAAAGGCCGGATCTTGACAAGAAATTTTGGAGACTTAACCCTTGGCGCCAAGAAAATTGTGAGGCAAGCACAGCTATACCGTCGCAGGCTGCAAAAACAAGTACGCGCAAATTTGGTCAATGAAACATCTCAGCAACAAACATACTACTACAGCTAATGGAGTAAGGGGTCAGCATCGATTAGTTTTAGCAACTGTACAATCATTCCATTGTACCTCTCTCACCAGCTCGCAAAGAATTAACAAAAACTCTGGTCTGACTCTGGTTGAGATTCTTAAAAAAATAGGGCAAAAATCGAGCTCCCGATCATCAGCTCTTCTCTTCCTCATCGAGGGTCGCCGACGAGTAATCCTCGAACGTAAtgcacgacgacgacggcgactgcgacggcggcgacgggctcggcggggtGGCCAGGCCCACGAGCATGTCCACGAAGGCGCCCACGATGACGGCGTGCACGCCCTTGGCGTTGAGCTTGAGGTACCACGCCAGGAGCTCCTCCAGGCCCTCCCAGTCCCGCAGCCCGTGCGCCGCCACCATTTCCACCATCGACGCCCGGAAGTCGCCGTACGGGTCCTCCGACTCCACCGTCACCACCACCGTGCCACCCTTCAGCTCGGAGGACTCCGCCGGCGGCGTCTGGTGGTCCTTCTCGCCGGCCGGCGCGGTGGTCGCTTCGTCGGTCTTGGTGGGCGCGTCCGTGGTGGTGACCTCGGCCTCGCCTAGTAGCGCCTCCGCCTGAAACGAAACGAAACATCTCTATCGTGTTAACAGGACTGCTTTCTGTTGTCACCGTCAGCTGGCCAGATAGTTACAGGACGTGCATTGCATTACCTGCTTGGGCGACAAGAACTCTGTGCCGGCCGGCTCGAAGAAGAGCCGCTCCGACCGCACGCCGCACACGACGGCCGTCTCGCGCAGCTGCAGCTCCTTGTTCGTCTCCTCCGCCTCCGGCTCCCGATCGACGGCGTCCTGCCCCGACACGGAGACGGAGCTCCGTTTCCCGCACCACGCCTCGTCGAGAGACGGGCGCCGGAGGAAGTGCTCCGACGACGCGTCGTACACCGCGTTGGCGGTCCGGTacacggccgcggcggcggcaatGTCCTCCGGCCTCGCGCGGAAGGAGCTGGTGCGCGGGTGCCGGCACGACGGCCACGGCCACGTGGACGGGGCCGGCGGGTAGCAGAGCTGCCGGTGGTGCGGGGTGGACGGCGACGGGGACGGCAAGGGcgatggcggcgacgacggcgggcgGTGCACGTCCCGGAGCTTGTATAGGATGGCGGCGAGGCCCTTCCTGGCCTTGGCGGCGGGGCGGTGGCTGCCAGTGCCGCTGGCgatggcggcgcgcgcgcgcttcttgagcttgttgaaatgCAGGTGGGGAGGGTGCAGGAGAGACATTGCGCTGCCGCGTTTCACGGAAGGGGTCGGTCGTGCTGCTCTGCTCTTGGCGCTTCTGCTCGGCCTCTGTTTATTTTGCTTGTGTTTTAtagagaggagggagaagaaggtaAGTGAGCTCATTTACTGCAAGGTTGGAGAGGTTTCAGTAAAGAATTGAATACTGCCGTTGAATGGTCTATTGGCCAATGGCGACCACAAGATTTGCATTAACTATGGCCAGAAACAAGAAAAACAATAGGAATCTGACAAAAATACAAGCGCAAAACATAGAAAAactagtactacctccatccaaaAATAGGTATCATAGTTTTGTCAATATATGAATGtatttagacatattttagttatcGATACATTCGTATTTAGAAAAAGTTTAGTcacctatttttagacgaagggACTACAAGATTCGCTTGATTTTCTATGATTTAAAATATGCAAAAAAAGAAATAAATTATTAGTATTGACATGTGAAGTCCTACATAAATTGAAAAAGCACGAACCACTAACAGAAGTTGTCTAGTTACACATGAAAAATGCAAGAAATTTGCATAAAGATGAGTACATATTATAGTTGTTATAGGTATATGGAAATTTCTCGAGGAGGTCTAACATTTTACTGGAAATCCTATGGGATTGTGGTGTAGGAAAgcaatctattttttttttgggaGGATTCATTCTTGAACCAAATGTACTCTATAGGGAAAAAATCCAACATAGTGAAATGCTACGATAAATTTAATGAGAATCCTTTAAAATCAAATAGGCCATAAGAATGTTAACTTAAATTGGACGAAGAAAAAGAATAACTGGATCCTGCGAGAAGTGTAAGACAAGGTAAGAGTCAAGTTTAACTTCCTAGAAGAAAGCCATTCCATGATATTTAGACACCGACATTCATTTTATTCAAAGAACATCTAAGACTTGTTTGGATCACATGAATATTAAAATTACAAACTATTGATATGGATGCAAGTACAAAGAGATGGTTCAGGAATACAAATGCGATAGTTTGGCGATAAAgataatatattaatattaagaaGATACCCATTACATGCGGTTtgtgcaacaacaaaaaaaaattagaactAGTTGAGATACCAAGGATCAAACAACAATATAAAAACAAAgcgaagaagaaaaaaacattgATTCGCCAAAGTTATCGATGACTCGTAGTAGCATGAAACAACCACCACCAATAGCATCAGCTGTACCACGGAATAGGTTCTCCAACTGCAACGCCTCGAGGAAGGGTACAACGCACAAGCGTCGGCATCGTCCAATCTTAACCACCAAAATTGGATCTTAGATTTTCATCCTTAAGAAAATCAGATCAATACCGAGacaaatgccttcaacaaggaaatgGCTAAGAGACCACCATGTCAAGTACACCCAAGAAAGGCCAGGCCTGAGGTTTTCAGCCCGAAAAGTCGAGACTCGGTGCACGAACAAGAACACAAAAAGCGAACTATCTATGTGTTGATGCCTCCACTTGTCCATAACGCTGTTGCAATGCACATATCGTTAGGCACAAGAAATATATGTGATAGTTGTTTTGAAGGAAACAAAAAAAGCTCACAAGTCAAAAAAAATGCCTTCATCCTAGGCAAATACTAAGTGCAAGAAAGGTGGTTGGCGTGAATGGTTAAGTTTAGGAAACCAATTACTTTATCCAAATAATACTTACAGGAAAAAACTAAAATATTAGAGTCTTACAAGAAAATTCTATAAATTCTAAAGAGTCCCAAGAGGGCCCTTAAGAAATACTCCATCCGTTCTAAATTAGTCTATAGTCTAGCCCTAAATTTTGTTCTGAAGTAATCTATATTCtaacttttagtcaacaacaacactaaaAATGAAGTGGTTTTCTCTTTTTATTAGACGTTGTTATAATGTAGCTTTGAGTGGTTCTTCAACAATCTAAGTAGTAATACTAAATGCAATACTAATTTGTCTTATTTTTTcgagaatgtagactaaatcagaacatAAGGGGTGTATCCTAATTAAAAGTTGAAATCTGACATCTTACAAAACTCCTACAATTCATAGGACCTCGTGATAATATCTGACATCTTACAAAACGAATAAAGGAGCCCCAATTAATACGGTGCATGCAGGGGTGCATGCAGGGGTAAAAGGGGCAAGTAATGATTATTTTTTCTCTCTCTAATCCTTCCTTAATAATCGAGCTACAAAATATATGCCCTTTgccctgggacggagggagtatgttttatTTCCTTTTCTTACATCCATTTATTCATTTTTATGGTTTCTCTTTTTGGCAACTTCATTATATTTTTAAGGAGAGGTTACAATAATAGTTCAGGTTGTGCAAACAGATTGTTGTGTTAGAGGAAAAGCAATCTCAGTGAGCTAAGCCATATATGATGTTCTAAGCTGAATTTCAAGCTCCTCTAGTCTATCATGTTTCAGTGTTGTAAATTGTTCTGCATTGAGTTTCACAAAGATGGTTCTTTTCTTCCCTATGTTCATAACGGTTGtaaatgagaatttttttttttgctatgatAATGTGGGGAAAATAAAAAAGAGTTGTAAAAAAACGAATTTTGGAGGAACAAATTTGTTTTACATTCCCCTCCAGACAAATATTCTTCTCATAAAATTTACGTGTGAACGTAGACATTGTATGTGTTAAAATTATTAGATTTTTTTTACATTTGGAATGCCCTTGTTACGAGGGAACACGTGCTCCCCATCTTTATTTTGAACTTCCCAGAAATGGTGCATTCCTAACGGAATTGTTTATATAATCATCATATTCTCGCTTGTTCATTTGTAACTTATTTTAGAATTAGTTGAGATACCATGGATCAAACAATAATATaaaaacaagaagaagaaaaaaattgcTTCGCCAAAGTTATCGATGGCTCGCAGTAGCATGAAACAACCACCAACAATGGCAGCAGCTGTACTACAGAATAGGCTCTCCAACAACAACGCCTCAAGGAAGGGTGCAACGCACAAGCATCGTCATCGTCAATCTTAACCACTAAATTTGGATGGTacattttcaccctgaagaaaatccGATCAATATCCAGACAAATGCCTTTAACAAGGAAATGGCTAAGAGACCACCATGTCAAGTACGACTCAGAAAGACCAGACGTAAGGTTTTCACCTTGAAAGTCGAGACACGGACTCGAACAAGAAGACAAAAAGTGAACTCTCTATGTGTTGATGCCTCCACTTTTCCATAACGTTGTTGAAATGCACATATCGCAAGGCACACAAAATATATGTGATTGTTGTTttgaaagaaacaaaaaaatgctCAGAAATCAGAAAATGCCTTGATCCTAGGCAAATAGTAAGTGTAAGAAAGGTGGTTGGCGTGAATGGTTAAGTTTAGGAAACCAATTATTTTATCCAAATAATACTTACATGAAAAACTAAGAGATTGGAGTCTTACAAAAAAATCCTATAAATTATAAAGAATCCCAAGAGGGTCCTTCAGAAATATATCCTAATTAAGAGCTGAAATCTGACATCTTAAGAAACTCCTACAATTCAAAGGACCTCGTGCTCATATCTATGCTTTGCTCCATTTTTCTTGCATCCTTTTGTTTATTTTATGGTTTCTCTATTTGGAAACTTCATTATGTTTCTTAAGGAGAAGTTACAATAATAAGTTGTGTAAATAGATTGTTGTGTTAGAGGAAAAGCAATCTCAGTGAGCTAAGCCATATATAATGTTGTAAGCTGAATTTCAAGCTCCTCTAGTCTATCAGGTTTCAATGTTGTAAATTGTTCTGTATTGAGTTTCACGAAGATGGTTCTTTTTTCTT includes these proteins:
- the LOC124672091 gene encoding transcription repressor OFP13-like; this translates as MSLLHPPHLHFNKLKKRARAAIASGTGSHRPAAKARKGLAAILYKLRDVHRPPSSPPSPLPSPSPSTPHHRQLCYPPAPSTWPWPSCRHPRTSSFRARPEDIAAAAAVYRTANAVYDASSEHFLRRPSLDEAWCGKRSSVSVSGQDAVDREPEAEETNKELQLRETAVVCGVRSERLFFEPAGTEFLSPKQAEALLGEAEVTTTDAPTKTDEATTAPAGEKDHQTPPAESSELKGGTVVVTVESEDPYGDFRASMVEMVAAHGLRDWEGLEELLAWYLKLNAKGVHAVIVGAFVDMLVGLATPPSPSPPSQSPSSSCITFEDYSSATLDEEEKS